Proteins encoded in a region of the Onthophagus taurus isolate NC chromosome 10, IU_Otau_3.0, whole genome shotgun sequence genome:
- the LOC111418172 gene encoding transmembrane protein 230, which translates to MSFDTENVRHLSESVENYLHQLSFLPAMSLHSISEYLDDIKMSRRRGKDFDHVDYTKLTATDNGFVDAQFVHPPQKIPWKSIFLATMLLIMGSLLLILGSLVISGHIDVKYSDRMWPMIILGILMFIPGAYHVRIAYYAYKEVPGYSFDDIPEFN; encoded by the exons ATGAGTTTTGACACTGAAAATGTGCGCCATCTATCGGAAAGCGTCGAGAATTATTTGCATCAGTTATCTTTTTTGCCGGCAATGTCGTTACATTCCATTTCAG aatatttagATGATATTAAGATGTCGCGCCGTCGCGGGAAAGATTTCGACCACGTCGATTACACCAAATTAACCGCAACCGATAATGGATTTGTCGACGCCCAATTTGTGCATCCTCCGCAAAAAATTCCGTGGAAATCAATTTTCTTGGCTACGATGTTATTGATTATGGGGAGTTTGTTGTTGATTCTTGGCTCGTTGGTTATAAGCGGTCATATTGATGTTAAATATTCGGATAGGATGTGGCCAATGAttattttggggattttaatgtttatccCTGGGGCTTATCATGTTAGGATTGCTTATTACGCTTATAAAGAAGTGCCTGGGTATTCTTTCGATGATATTCCCGAATTTAATTAG